The following proteins are co-located in the Streptomyces sp. NBC_00435 genome:
- a CDS encoding ATP-binding protein, which yields MLEPLRQGLPPVDPTAVSGSASCALPARFDAVRGARTFTRSTLSQWGLDDRFDDVALVVSELVTNALRHALPDDSRPAPGDSEQPVRLHLMRWSTRLVCAVRDPSEDRPGGNFAPEATEQNCDLESGRGLFLVDSYSDSWGWHPLAGRLTGKVVWALFTLQD from the coding sequence ATGCTCGAGCCGTTACGGCAGGGGCTTCCCCCGGTCGATCCCACGGCTGTCTCCGGGTCCGCGTCCTGCGCCCTGCCCGCCCGCTTCGACGCGGTGCGCGGAGCACGCACCTTCACGCGTTCCACCCTCTCCCAGTGGGGCCTCGACGACCGTTTCGACGACGTGGCGCTGGTCGTCTCCGAACTCGTCACCAACGCGCTGCGCCACGCCCTCCCGGACGACTCCCGCCCGGCCCCGGGCGATTCGGAGCAGCCGGTCCGGCTGCACCTGATGCGGTGGAGCACCCGGCTGGTGTGCGCGGTGCGCGATCCCAGCGAGGACCGGCCCGGCGGGAACTTCGCACCGGAGGCGACGGAGCAGAACTGCGACCTGGAATCGGGGCGAGGGCTCTTCCTCGTCGACTCCTACAGCGACAGCTGGGGCTGGCATCCGCTCGCGGGCCGGCTGACCGGCAAGGTCGTCTGGGCGCTGTTCACGCTCCAGGACTGA
- a CDS encoding DUF397 domain-containing protein, translating into MDHAYNGMAAAELDGVTWQKSRHSNSQGSCVEFAKLPGGEVAMRNSRFPDGPALVYTPAEIEALLLGVKDGEFDHLIS; encoded by the coding sequence GTGGACCACGCGTACAACGGGATGGCAGCTGCAGAGCTTGACGGGGTGACCTGGCAGAAGAGCAGACACAGCAACTCGCAAGGTTCCTGTGTGGAGTTCGCGAAACTGCCGGGAGGCGAGGTTGCCATGCGCAATTCGCGGTTTCCGGACGGACCGGCTCTCGTGTACACGCCGGCCGAGATAGAAGCGCTGCTGCTGGGTGTCAAGGACGGCGAGTTCGATCACCTGATCAGCTGA
- a CDS encoding helix-turn-helix domain-containing protein, giving the protein MTAEASGSVVRRILLGSQLRRLRESRGITREAAGYSIRASESKISRLELGRVSFKARDVEDLLTLYGVTDGAERESLLGLVREANVAGWWHSYGDVLPGWFQTYVGLEGAASLIRIYEVQFVHGLLQTEAYAQAVVSRGMPGAGRAEIDRRVALRLERQKVLVSENAPVFHAVLDEAALRRPYGDRDVMRGQLEHLIEISQRPNVHLQVMPFSFGGHAGESGAFTLLRFPESDLQDVVYLEQLTSALYLDKDEEVGQYERAMLRLQNDCPDPDRTRDLLRGLLQLS; this is encoded by the coding sequence GTGACCGCAGAAGCCAGTGGTTCTGTGGTGCGCCGCATTCTCCTGGGCTCACAGCTCAGGCGACTCCGAGAATCCCGCGGCATCACCCGTGAGGCGGCCGGCTACTCGATCCGCGCATCCGAATCGAAGATCAGCCGCTTGGAGTTGGGAAGGGTGAGCTTCAAGGCCAGAGACGTCGAGGACCTCCTCACGCTCTACGGAGTCACGGACGGCGCGGAGCGGGAGTCCCTCCTGGGGCTGGTCCGCGAGGCCAACGTGGCCGGCTGGTGGCACAGCTACGGCGATGTCCTGCCCGGCTGGTTCCAGACGTACGTCGGCCTGGAAGGCGCCGCCTCCCTCATCCGCATCTACGAAGTGCAGTTCGTGCACGGCCTGTTGCAGACCGAGGCGTACGCCCAGGCGGTGGTCAGCCGAGGCATGCCCGGCGCCGGCCGGGCCGAGATCGACCGCCGCGTCGCGCTGCGCCTGGAGCGCCAGAAGGTGCTGGTCTCCGAGAACGCGCCCGTCTTCCACGCCGTCCTCGACGAGGCCGCGCTGCGCCGGCCGTACGGCGACCGCGACGTGATGCGCGGCCAACTGGAGCACCTCATCGAGATCTCCCAGCGGCCGAACGTGCACCTCCAGGTCATGCCGTTCTCCTTCGGCGGCCACGCCGGTGAGAGCGGTGCCTTCACCCTGCTGCGCTTCCCCGAGTCCGACCTCCAGGACGTCGTCTATCTGGAACAGCTCACCAGCGCCCTCTACCTGGACAAGGACGAGGAAGTGGGGCAGTACGAGCGGGCGATGCTGCGGCTCCAGAACGACTGCCCGGACCCCGACCGGACCCGGGACCTGTTGCGTGGACTTCTCCAACTGTCTTGA
- a CDS encoding FUSC family protein, translated as MSWVRALKDTARSGLRVERTRLQPLVALRAAVGLAIVIGVSLALLGPGAAASSAFGAYMAAVATFQKSWRPRPVLALAAGLTLAVSTFVGYLVGSSHALAFMLLLAVWCFLAGLMWAAGPTAGMIASGNVAIMLVTVTLPTSVPQAAGHAALIAAGGVVQAALIVLFPVRRWGAQRDALADALAAEADYARRLRHDPAASFDPQPLMRARDAATVTVRQARRRPAELHGARGLAERVRPVLASLADPAVGAPAEGPARDRVRELLAAAGSVLDAAASAIRHGEAVRLPAPALAVLKAPDTADLFQGAPLRAARRLAALLDDVLDTAEPGSGRTADPGESMLRPTLPALAPMVLAAVRAELRPGSPILRHALRVTAVACAGYGIGHALPFGHAYWAPMASVMVMRPDFTQTYTRAVARFGGTLVGVALATAVVQLAHPGMYLSGLLAVISAGLMYTLMRTGYAVSMVCVSAYVVFLLGMGGARWDQTVPDRVALTLVGGVLAMVAYAVYPAWETPRLRTRLADWLVADGRYAAVVLGQYADPAGARRADVREALLAVRDARVAWQEAVDRAAGEPVRHRGISGAAADDAGRALAAMGRHAMLLEAHFPDRAQAPAPGAAELARVLRSATEAGAKAVRERKVPEWDAVRAVLADWEAPEEGVLRGAAGQLLESLEEVSEALRTPPATDPSP; from the coding sequence ATGAGCTGGGTCCGGGCGCTGAAGGACACCGCGCGATCCGGTCTGCGGGTCGAGCGGACCCGTCTCCAGCCACTCGTCGCCCTCCGGGCCGCCGTGGGGCTCGCGATCGTCATCGGGGTGAGCCTGGCCCTCCTCGGGCCGGGCGCCGCCGCCAGCTCCGCCTTCGGCGCGTACATGGCGGCCGTCGCCACCTTCCAGAAGAGCTGGCGGCCGCGCCCCGTCCTGGCGCTCGCGGCCGGGCTGACCCTGGCCGTCTCCACCTTCGTCGGCTATCTCGTCGGCTCCTCGCACGCCCTGGCCTTCATGCTGCTGCTCGCCGTCTGGTGCTTCCTGGCGGGCCTGATGTGGGCGGCCGGCCCCACCGCCGGCATGATTGCCTCCGGCAACGTCGCGATCATGCTCGTCACCGTCACGCTGCCCACCTCCGTGCCGCAGGCCGCCGGGCACGCCGCGCTGATCGCCGCCGGCGGTGTGGTCCAGGCAGCGCTGATCGTCCTCTTCCCCGTCCGCCGCTGGGGCGCCCAGCGCGACGCGCTGGCCGACGCGCTCGCCGCCGAGGCCGACTACGCGCGCCGCCTGCGCCACGACCCGGCCGCGTCCTTCGACCCGCAACCGCTGATGAGGGCGCGGGACGCCGCGACCGTGACGGTCCGCCAGGCCCGCCGCCGCCCCGCCGAGCTGCACGGGGCGCGGGGGCTCGCGGAGCGGGTCCGGCCGGTGCTGGCCTCGCTGGCCGACCCGGCGGTCGGGGCACCGGCCGAGGGCCCGGCGCGGGACCGGGTGCGGGAACTGCTCGCCGCGGCCGGGTCGGTCCTGGACGCCGCCGCGTCCGCGATCCGGCACGGGGAGGCGGTACGGCTGCCCGCGCCGGCCCTCGCGGTGCTGAAGGCCCCCGACACCGCCGACCTGTTCCAGGGCGCCCCGCTGCGGGCCGCGCGGCGGCTCGCCGCCCTGCTGGACGACGTACTCGACACCGCCGAGCCGGGCTCCGGACGCACCGCCGATCCGGGGGAGTCGATGCTGCGGCCCACCCTGCCGGCGCTCGCGCCGATGGTGCTGGCCGCCGTACGGGCCGAGCTGCGCCCCGGATCGCCGATCCTGCGGCACGCGCTGCGGGTCACCGCCGTCGCCTGCGCCGGCTACGGCATCGGCCACGCGCTGCCGTTCGGCCACGCCTACTGGGCCCCGATGGCCTCCGTCATGGTCATGCGGCCCGATTTCACGCAGACCTACACCCGCGCGGTCGCCCGCTTCGGCGGCACCCTGGTCGGGGTGGCCTTGGCTACCGCCGTCGTCCAGCTCGCGCATCCGGGGATGTACCTGTCCGGGCTGCTCGCCGTCATCAGCGCGGGCCTGATGTACACGCTGATGCGCACCGGATACGCCGTCTCGATGGTCTGCGTCTCCGCCTATGTCGTCTTCCTGCTCGGCATGGGCGGAGCCCGCTGGGACCAGACCGTGCCCGACCGCGTCGCCCTCACCCTGGTCGGCGGAGTCCTCGCGATGGTCGCCTACGCCGTCTACCCGGCCTGGGAGACCCCGCGGCTGCGGACCCGGCTGGCCGACTGGCTGGTCGCCGACGGGCGGTACGCGGCGGTCGTGCTCGGGCAGTACGCCGATCCCGCCGGGGCCCGGCGCGCGGACGTGCGGGAGGCGTTGCTGGCCGTCCGCGACGCCCGGGTCGCCTGGCAGGAGGCGGTGGACCGGGCGGCCGGGGAGCCGGTGCGCCACCGGGGGATCTCCGGGGCGGCCGCAGACGACGCGGGCCGGGCGCTGGCCGCGATGGGCCGGCACGCGATGCTGCTGGAGGCGCACTTCCCGGACCGGGCGCAGGCTCCGGCCCCGGGCGCGGCCGAGTTGGCCCGGGTGCTGCGCTCGGCGACGGAGGCCGGAGCGAAGGCGGTCCGGGAGCGCAAGGTGCCCGAATGGGACGCGGTCCGGGCGGTACTGGCCGACTGGGAGGCCCCGGAAGAGGGGGTTCTGCGCGGGGCGGCGGGGCAGCTGCTGGAATCCCTGGAGGAGGTCTCCGAGGCTCTGCGCACCCCACCCGCCACGGACCCCAGCCCCTAG
- a CDS encoding GNAT family N-acetyltransferase, with protein sequence MNGRTTPDEARVDEDLADGPAAVLLREAGEADLDVAAELFRGYLEFYEVEVEDPERPRAFLAERIGAGDSFVLLAEVPGAGTVGFTQVYPIFSSLAMRPAWLLGDLYVAPAGRRTGAGRALLREVLRRAREAGVSGVQLETAYDNHLAQGLYEAEGFVREEFHMYFHDLSEKV encoded by the coding sequence ATGAACGGTCGGACGACGCCGGACGAGGCGCGGGTGGACGAGGACCTGGCCGACGGCCCGGCCGCGGTGCTCCTGCGCGAGGCGGGCGAGGCGGATCTGGACGTCGCCGCCGAGCTCTTCCGCGGCTACCTGGAGTTCTACGAGGTGGAGGTCGAGGACCCGGAGCGCCCGCGCGCCTTCCTGGCGGAACGGATCGGGGCCGGCGATTCCTTCGTCCTGCTCGCCGAGGTCCCGGGGGCCGGCACGGTCGGCTTCACCCAGGTCTACCCGATCTTCTCCTCGCTGGCGATGCGTCCCGCGTGGCTGCTGGGCGACCTGTACGTGGCCCCGGCCGGCCGGCGTACGGGCGCGGGCCGCGCGCTGCTGCGCGAGGTGCTGCGCCGGGCGCGGGAGGCCGGGGTGTCGGGCGTGCAGCTGGAGACGGCGTACGACAACCACCTCGCGCAGGGCCTGTACGAGGCGGAGGGCTTCGTCCGCGAGGAGTTCCACATGTACTTCCACGATCTCTCGGAAAAGGTTTGA
- a CDS encoding serine hydrolase domain-containing protein, whose product MVPLGAGAGYAVDAPTPPAASSGAASDEFPQLTPAVARQLDAAVRKVMAEAKVPGVQVALSAPGKGEYVRTFGVADKATGAPMTDALNMRIGSETKTFTVTAMLKLVDARKIGLDDPIGKYVDGVPNGDRITLRELAGMRSGLFNYSADEDFFKALTSDPRRPFTPQQLLEYSFKHPVLFEPNAKFYYCNTNLILLGLVVEKISGRTLADYINQEVVEPAGLKHTLFPVGAEFPKPHAQGYTDQTASGKTEDAADWNPSWGWAAGAMISDLTDLRQWAKVLATGELLTPATQAQRLKVVPALPGTGYGLGIFNVQGWIGHNGSLPGYQSLTVYDPRTKATLVVLLNTDISARGEEPSTLFGEAITKIVSPEHVYTLPAQPVTGDH is encoded by the coding sequence ATGGTGCCCCTGGGGGCCGGTGCCGGGTACGCGGTGGACGCCCCGACACCTCCGGCGGCGAGCAGTGGGGCCGCCTCCGACGAGTTTCCGCAGCTCACCCCCGCCGTGGCGCGGCAGTTGGACGCCGCGGTCCGGAAGGTGATGGCCGAGGCCAAGGTGCCCGGGGTGCAAGTGGCCCTGTCGGCGCCGGGCAAGGGCGAGTACGTACGGACCTTCGGGGTGGCCGACAAGGCCACCGGCGCGCCGATGACCGACGCCCTCAACATGCGGATCGGCAGCGAGACCAAGACCTTCACCGTGACCGCGATGCTGAAGCTGGTCGACGCGAGGAAGATCGGGCTGGACGACCCCATCGGCAAGTACGTCGACGGGGTGCCCAACGGCGACCGCATCACCTTGCGCGAGCTGGCCGGAATGCGCAGCGGGCTGTTCAACTACTCCGCCGACGAGGACTTCTTCAAGGCTCTGACCAGCGATCCCCGGCGGCCCTTCACTCCGCAGCAGCTGCTCGAGTACTCCTTCAAGCACCCGGTGCTCTTCGAGCCGAACGCGAAGTTCTACTACTGCAACACCAACCTCATCCTGCTCGGGCTCGTGGTGGAGAAGATCAGCGGACGGACGCTGGCCGACTACATCAACCAGGAGGTCGTCGAACCCGCCGGGCTGAAGCACACGCTCTTCCCGGTCGGCGCCGAGTTCCCGAAGCCGCATGCCCAGGGCTACACGGACCAGACGGCCTCCGGGAAGACCGAGGACGCCGCCGACTGGAACCCCTCCTGGGGCTGGGCGGCGGGCGCGATGATCTCCGACCTCACCGACCTGCGGCAGTGGGCCAAGGTGCTGGCCACGGGTGAGCTCCTCACCCCCGCCACCCAGGCCCAGCGCCTCAAGGTCGTACCGGCCCTCCCGGGCACCGGCTACGGACTGGGCATCTTCAACGTCCAGGGCTGGATCGGGCACAACGGCTCCCTGCCCGGCTACCAGTCGCTGACCGTGTACGACCCGCGGACGAAGGCCACGCTCGTCGTGCTGCTCAACACCGACATCTCCGCCCGGGGAGAGGAGCCGAGCACCCTCTTCGGAGAGGCGATCACCAAGATCGTCAGCCCGGAGCACGTCTACACCCTGCCGGCGCAGCCCGTCACCGGGGACCACTGA
- a CDS encoding bifunctional 3'-5' exonuclease/DNA polymerase, producing MSEHTSRWALAEDGDGRWQAMSLDGPTGGARITTTDPAEAIRAAPPGTRWVWRSTPAVYPRLLAAGARVERCYDIEDAELLLLAHEGRLGEPRSAAAAWARLTNAPVPPDPPQRAAEPGSQHSLFDPQPAPVPLDALVAVHADQAKRLDATAHPDRMRLLVASESAAFLVAAEMNRAGLPWRADVHRALLTELLGERYAGRGQPRRLAELADAVSAAFGRRVRPELPADVVKAFAEAGIKLKSTRRWEIQDVDHPAVEPLLEFKKLYRIYTAHGWSWLADWVHDGRFRPEFIPGGTYTGRWVTNGGGALQIPKVIRRAVVADPGWRLVVADADQMEPRVLAAISRDPAFMEVAGRPEDLYTSISRQGFPGDRDMAKIAVLGAVYGQTSGDGLKNLAALRRRFPRAVAYVDDAAKAGEEGRLVRTWLGRTCPPPAVAEDAEEAPDGWVPSYASTDARARGRFTRNFVVQGSAADWALLLLAALRRSIAEAGMRAELVFFQHDEVIVHCPQEEARAVTEAIRAAGDLAGRITFGETPVRFPFTTAVVECYADAK from the coding sequence ATGAGCGAGCACACCTCCCGGTGGGCCCTCGCCGAGGACGGCGACGGCCGGTGGCAGGCCATGTCACTGGACGGCCCCACGGGCGGAGCCCGTATCACCACCACCGACCCCGCCGAGGCGATCCGCGCGGCCCCGCCAGGGACCCGCTGGGTCTGGCGGTCCACCCCCGCCGTCTACCCCCGGTTGCTGGCCGCCGGGGCCCGCGTCGAGCGCTGCTACGACATCGAGGACGCCGAGCTCCTGCTCCTCGCCCACGAGGGCCGTCTCGGCGAACCCCGTTCGGCCGCCGCCGCCTGGGCCCGCCTCACGAACGCCCCCGTACCGCCCGACCCCCCGCAGCGTGCGGCGGAGCCCGGCAGCCAGCACTCCCTCTTCGACCCCCAGCCCGCCCCCGTCCCGCTCGACGCCCTCGTCGCAGTCCACGCCGACCAGGCGAAACGGCTCGACGCCACCGCCCACCCCGACCGGATGCGACTGCTCGTGGCCTCCGAGTCGGCGGCCTTCCTCGTAGCCGCGGAGATGAACCGCGCGGGGCTCCCCTGGCGGGCCGACGTGCACCGGGCGCTGCTGACGGAGCTGCTCGGCGAGCGGTACGCGGGCCGCGGGCAGCCCCGCCGGCTCGCCGAGCTCGCCGATGCCGTCTCCGCCGCCTTCGGCCGCCGCGTACGGCCCGAGCTGCCCGCCGATGTGGTCAAGGCCTTCGCGGAGGCCGGGATCAAGCTCAAGTCCACCCGCCGCTGGGAGATCCAGGACGTGGACCACCCCGCCGTGGAACCCCTCCTGGAGTTCAAGAAGCTGTACCGGATCTACACCGCCCACGGCTGGTCCTGGCTCGCGGACTGGGTCCACGACGGCCGATTCCGCCCCGAGTTCATCCCCGGCGGCACCTACACCGGCCGCTGGGTCACCAACGGCGGCGGAGCCCTGCAGATCCCCAAGGTGATCCGCCGGGCCGTCGTCGCCGACCCCGGCTGGCGGCTCGTCGTCGCCGACGCCGACCAGATGGAGCCGCGGGTGCTCGCCGCCATCTCCCGCGACCCCGCCTTCATGGAGGTGGCCGGCCGCCCGGAGGACCTGTACACCTCCATCTCCCGCCAGGGCTTCCCCGGGGACCGGGACATGGCGAAGATCGCCGTGCTCGGCGCGGTGTACGGACAGACCTCCGGGGACGGCCTGAAGAACCTGGCCGCGCTGCGCCGCCGCTTCCCCCGGGCCGTGGCCTACGTGGACGACGCCGCGAAGGCGGGCGAGGAGGGCCGGCTCGTACGGACCTGGCTGGGCCGGACCTGTCCACCGCCGGCCGTCGCCGAGGACGCCGAGGAGGCCCCCGACGGCTGGGTGCCGAGCTACGCCTCGACCGACGCGCGGGCGCGCGGCCGCTTCACCCGCAACTTCGTGGTGCAGGGCAGCGCCGCGGACTGGGCGCTGCTGCTGCTCGCGGCCCTGCGCCGGTCGATCGCGGAGGCCGGGATGCGGGCCGAGCTCGTCTTCTTCCAGCACGACGAGGTGATCGTCCACTGCCCGCAGGAGGAGGCGCGGGCAGTGACCGAAGCGATCCGAGCGGCGGGGGACCTGGCGGGCCGCATCACCTTCGGCGAGACACCGGTCCGCTTCCCGTTCACCACCGCGGTGGTCGAGTGCTACGCGGACGCGAAGTAG
- the tatA gene encoding Sec-independent protein translocase subunit TatA, which produces MLRNGLEPWHVAIVVLVCLMLFGSKKLPEMARGLGRSARILKSEARALREDAPAPASPDAPAPAPAERP; this is translated from the coding sequence ATGCTCAGGAACGGCCTGGAACCCTGGCACGTCGCCATCGTCGTGCTCGTCTGTCTGATGCTGTTCGGCTCGAAGAAGCTGCCCGAAATGGCCCGTGGCCTGGGCCGATCGGCCCGCATCCTGAAGTCGGAAGCCCGCGCCCTGCGCGAGGACGCCCCGGCTCCCGCCTCGCCTGACGCCCCGGCTCCCGCACCTGCCGAGCGGCCCTGA
- a CDS encoding aldehyde dehydrogenase family protein: MSIFDDLAHQYIDGEWLAGTGSWDIIDVNPYNGEKLAAITVATVEQVDRAYRAAERAQKEWAATSPYTRRAVLERALRITEVREKEIVEAMIDELGGTRPKAEYEVHLAKEFIREAMQLAVRPEGRILPSPVEGKENRVQRLPVGVVAVISPFNFPFLVTLKSVAPALALGNAVVIKPNQNAPVVGGGVIAKIFEDAGLPAGLLNVLVTDIAEIGDALLTHPVPKVISFAGSDRVGRHVGAVAARHFKRTVLELSGNSALVVLDDADLDYAVDAAVFSRFVYQGQVCMAANRILVDASVAEEFTEKFTARVRALKTGDPHDADTHIGPLINSFQADALTALVDRAVASGAQALVRGSTRGNLVEPTVLAGIPEDSPLLCQEIFGPVALLVVFDGEDEAVRLTNETPYGLSGAVHTRDVERGVRFARRIETGMIHVNDSTIGDEPLAAFGGEKASGMGRLNGEATVEAFTTQKWISVQHGRTQFPF; encoded by the coding sequence ATGTCCATATTCGACGACCTGGCTCACCAGTACATCGACGGCGAATGGCTGGCCGGTACCGGTTCGTGGGACATCATCGACGTCAACCCGTACAACGGGGAGAAGCTCGCGGCCATCACCGTGGCCACCGTCGAGCAGGTGGACCGGGCCTACCGTGCCGCCGAGCGGGCCCAGAAGGAATGGGCCGCCACCAGCCCGTACACCAGACGAGCCGTCCTGGAACGCGCCCTGCGGATCACCGAGGTGCGCGAGAAGGAGATCGTCGAGGCGATGATCGACGAGCTCGGCGGGACCCGTCCCAAGGCCGAGTACGAGGTCCACCTCGCCAAGGAGTTCATCCGCGAGGCCATGCAGCTGGCCGTCCGACCCGAGGGCCGCATCCTGCCCTCGCCGGTCGAGGGCAAGGAGAACCGGGTCCAGCGCCTCCCCGTCGGGGTCGTCGCCGTGATCAGCCCCTTCAACTTCCCCTTCCTGGTCACCCTCAAGTCCGTGGCCCCGGCCCTGGCGCTGGGCAACGCCGTCGTGATCAAGCCGAACCAGAACGCTCCCGTCGTCGGCGGCGGGGTCATCGCCAAGATCTTCGAGGACGCCGGGCTCCCGGCCGGCCTGCTCAACGTGCTGGTCACCGACATCGCCGAAATAGGCGACGCGCTCCTGACCCACCCCGTCCCCAAGGTGATCTCCTTCGCCGGTTCCGACCGGGTCGGCCGGCACGTCGGCGCCGTCGCCGCCCGCCACTTCAAGCGGACCGTCCTGGAGCTGAGCGGCAACAGCGCCCTCGTCGTCCTCGACGACGCCGACCTCGACTACGCGGTGGACGCGGCCGTCTTCAGCCGCTTCGTCTACCAGGGCCAGGTCTGCATGGCCGCCAACCGCATCCTGGTCGACGCCTCGGTCGCCGAGGAGTTCACCGAGAAGTTCACCGCCCGCGTGCGCGCCCTGAAGACCGGCGACCCGCACGACGCCGACACCCACATCGGCCCCCTGATCAACTCCTTCCAGGCCGACGCCCTGACGGCCCTCGTGGACCGCGCCGTCGCCTCCGGCGCGCAGGCGCTCGTACGGGGCTCTACGCGCGGCAACCTGGTCGAGCCCACCGTGCTCGCCGGGATCCCCGAGGACTCCCCGCTGCTCTGCCAGGAGATCTTCGGCCCCGTGGCGCTGCTCGTGGTCTTCGACGGCGAGGACGAGGCGGTCCGCCTCACCAACGAGACCCCCTACGGCCTCAGCGGCGCCGTCCACACGCGCGACGTGGAGCGCGGGGTCCGCTTCGCGCGGCGCATCGAGACCGGGATGATCCACGTCAACGACTCCACCATCGGCGACGAGCCGCTGGCCGCGTTCGGCGGGGAGAAGGCCTCCGGCATGGGCCGGCTGAACGGCGAGGCCACCGTGGAGGCCTTCACCACCCAGAAATGGATCTCGGTCCAGCACGGCCGGACCCAGTTCCCGTTCTAG
- a CDS encoding DUF2786 domain-containing protein — translation MRDIVDRACEAALYNQDDAGLDAGASVLVAEGERWAGVGQALLARGEEYVRQAWERGWRPDDVLRLVRRDLEPAHVRITGDLVAAEARRYARLPERWSDAEVWWADDTRYGEQLAQRERTDRFSLATAVLEVFRLLIRLPSIEPVGPLPGDATDVLEHAHIEPRMLGRIRALLAKAEATTFPEEAEALSAKAQELMARHTVDEALLAVKSGVRQIPGACRIGVEAPYEEAKAVLLDAVAGANRCRSVWNSAYEFSTVVGFESDLEAVELLYTSLLVQGTAAMTRAEAGQRAGGRKRTKTFRQSFLLAYASRLGQRLAETAEHTVAEAPDNLPALVARDVAVTSRAEEMFPRTTTTRLRGATDLAGWEDGTAAADRAHMAEGSRPSLQG, via the coding sequence GTGAGAGACATCGTCGACCGGGCCTGCGAGGCCGCGCTGTACAACCAGGACGACGCCGGGCTGGACGCCGGGGCGTCGGTGCTGGTCGCCGAGGGGGAGCGGTGGGCCGGGGTCGGCCAGGCCTTGCTCGCGCGCGGGGAGGAGTACGTACGCCAGGCCTGGGAGCGGGGCTGGCGGCCGGACGACGTACTGCGCCTCGTGCGCCGGGACCTGGAGCCGGCGCACGTACGGATCACCGGGGACCTGGTCGCCGCCGAGGCGCGGCGCTACGCCCGGCTCCCCGAACGGTGGAGCGACGCCGAGGTGTGGTGGGCGGACGACACGCGGTACGGCGAGCAGCTCGCGCAGCGGGAGCGGACCGACCGCTTCAGCCTGGCGACCGCCGTGCTGGAGGTGTTCCGGCTGCTGATCCGGCTGCCGTCCATCGAGCCGGTCGGGCCGTTGCCGGGGGACGCGACCGACGTACTCGAACACGCGCACATCGAGCCCCGCATGCTGGGCCGGATCCGGGCGCTCCTCGCCAAGGCCGAGGCGACCACGTTCCCGGAGGAGGCGGAGGCGCTCAGCGCCAAGGCGCAGGAGCTCATGGCGCGGCACACCGTGGACGAGGCCCTGCTCGCGGTGAAGAGCGGCGTCAGGCAGATACCCGGCGCCTGCCGGATCGGCGTCGAGGCCCCGTACGAGGAGGCCAAGGCGGTGCTGCTCGACGCCGTGGCGGGGGCGAACCGCTGCCGGTCCGTGTGGAACAGCGCCTACGAGTTCTCCACCGTCGTCGGCTTCGAGAGCGACCTGGAGGCGGTGGAGCTGCTGTACACCTCGCTGCTCGTGCAGGGCACCGCTGCCATGACCCGGGCCGAGGCCGGTCAGCGGGCGGGTGGTCGCAAGCGCACCAAGACCTTCCGGCAGTCCTTCCTGCTGGCCTACGCGAGCCGGCTCGGCCAGCGGCTGGCGGAGACCGCCGAGCACACGGTGGCCGAGGCCCCCGACAACCTGCCCGCGCTGGTGGCCCGGGACGTGGCCGTCACCTCGCGGGCCGAGGAGATGTTCCCCCGGACCACGACGACCCGGCTGCGCGGGGCCACCGACCTCGCGGGCTGGGAGGACGGGACGGCGGCGGCCGACCGGGCGCACATGGCGGAGGGCAGCCGCCCGTCCCTCCAGGGGTAG
- a CDS encoding SigE family RNA polymerase sigma factor, giving the protein MRQGRRDGFREFATGRSAHLYRSACLLTSGDTHLAEDLVQETLGRMYLIWGRITRIDNPAAYAQTVLVRAFLTHQRRRSTGERPVGEFPDPVAAADGDPVLRLTLLQALGRLAPKDRAVLVLRYWEDRSVEETADAMNVSSAAVRTRSSRALARLREQLGGSITEFAER; this is encoded by the coding sequence ATGCGGCAGGGTCGCAGAGACGGGTTCCGTGAGTTCGCGACGGGCAGATCGGCGCACCTGTACCGGTCGGCCTGTCTGCTGACGAGCGGTGACACCCACCTCGCGGAGGATCTCGTACAGGAGACCCTGGGGCGCATGTACCTGATCTGGGGGCGCATCACGCGGATAGACAATCCCGCGGCGTACGCGCAAACGGTGCTGGTACGGGCCTTTCTGACGCACCAGCGCCGCCGGTCGACGGGGGAGCGCCCGGTCGGGGAGTTCCCCGATCCGGTCGCGGCGGCCGACGGCGACCCGGTGCTGCGGCTGACCCTGCTGCAGGCGCTGGGCCGGCTGGCGCCGAAGGACCGGGCGGTGCTGGTGCTGCGGTACTGGGAGGACCGCAGCGTCGAGGAGACCGCCGACGCGATGAACGTCAGCTCGGCGGCGGTCCGCACCCGGAGTTCGCGCGCGCTGGCCCGGCTGCGGGAGCAACTGGGCGGCTCGATCACGGAGTTCGCTGAGCGCTGA